One Rhinolophus sinicus isolate RSC01 linkage group LG06, ASM3656204v1, whole genome shotgun sequence DNA window includes the following coding sequences:
- the PPCS gene encoding phosphopantothenate--cysteine ligase isoform X1, translated as MAEAALGAEFPQPAGVARWAEVMARFAAGLGAQGRRVVLVTSGGTKVPLEARPVRFLDNFSSGRRGATSAEAFLAAGYGVLFLYRARSAFPFAHRFPPQTWLSALRPSSRSPSGLLSLEVEENALPGFAAALQRYQEAAAAGTFLAVEFTTLTDYLHLLQAAAQALNPLGPSAMFYLAAAVSDFYIPVSEMPEHKIQSSGGPLQITMKMVPKMLFPLVKDWAPKAFVISFKLETDSSIVIDRARSALEVYRHQVVVANILESRRSFVVIVTKDSETKLLLSEEEVEKGIEIEEKIVVDLQSRHTAFIQNKN; from the exons ATGGCGGAAGCGGCCCTGGGTGCTGAGTTCCCCCAGCCCGCCGGTGTCGCGCGCTGGGCCGAGGTTATGGCTCGCTTCGCCGCCGGGCTGGGTGCGCAGGGCAGACGGGTGGTGTTGGTCACCTCCGGCGGCACCAAGGTCCCACTGGAAGCCCGGCCAGTGCGCTTCCTGGACAACTTCAGCAGCGGGCGGCGCGGTGCAACCTCGGCGGAGGCCTTCCTGGCTGCGGGCTACGGTGTCCTGTTCCTGTACCGTGCTCGCTCCGCTTTCCCCTTTGCCCACCGCTTCCCTCCCCAGACCTGGCTGTCGGCTCTGCGGCCCTCCAGCCGATCCCCTTCCGGCTTACTGAGCCTGGAGGTCGAGGAGAACGCACTCCCTGGCTTCGCTGCGGCTCTGCAGAGGTACCAGGAAGCTGCGGCTGCCGGCACCTTCCTGGCGGTCGAGTTCACCACTTTGACGGACTATTTGCATCTGCTGCAGGCTGCGGCCCAGGCGCTCAATCCGCTAG GCCCTTCTGCGATGTTTTACCTGGCTGCGGCCGTGTCAGATTTCTATATTCCTGTCTCTGAAATGCCTGAACACAAGATCCAGTCATCTGGGGGCCCACTGCAG ATAACAATGAAGATGGTGCCAAAAATGCTTTTTCCTTTGGTTAAAGACTGGGCTCCCAAAGCATTTGTAATTTCCTTTAAGCTGGAGACTGACTCCTCCATCGTAATTGACCGTGCACGGAGTGCTTTGGAAGTTTATCGACATCAAGTGGTGGTGGCTAATATCCTTGAGTCACGACGATCCTTTGTGGTTATTGTAACCAAAGACTCAGAAACTAAGTTATTGCTATCAgaggaagaagtagaaaaaggCATAGAGATAGAAGAGAAGATAGTAGTTGATCTTCAGTCTCGGCACACAGCctttatacaaaacaaaaactga
- the PPCS gene encoding phosphopantothenate--cysteine ligase isoform X2 yields the protein MKMVPKMLFPLVKDWAPKAFVISFKLETDSSIVIDRARSALEVYRHQVVVANILESRRSFVVIVTKDSETKLLLSEEEVEKGIEIEEKIVVDLQSRHTAFIQNKN from the coding sequence ATGAAGATGGTGCCAAAAATGCTTTTTCCTTTGGTTAAAGACTGGGCTCCCAAAGCATTTGTAATTTCCTTTAAGCTGGAGACTGACTCCTCCATCGTAATTGACCGTGCACGGAGTGCTTTGGAAGTTTATCGACATCAAGTGGTGGTGGCTAATATCCTTGAGTCACGACGATCCTTTGTGGTTATTGTAACCAAAGACTCAGAAACTAAGTTATTGCTATCAgaggaagaagtagaaaaaggCATAGAGATAGAAGAGAAGATAGTAGTTGATCTTCAGTCTCGGCACACAGCctttatacaaaacaaaaactga